From one Microcoleus sp. bin38.metabat.b11b12b14.051 genomic stretch:
- a CDS encoding aspartoacylase yields the protein MISHIIRRVAIVGGTHGNELTGVYLVKKFQQFPDLLKRSTFETVALLANPKAVEMNRRYVDRDLNRCFCRADLANPDLTGYEDTRAKEICAQLSPKYHHGADFIIDLHSTTSNMGLTILPSSKHPFNLQLLAYLSDINPSVRAFFREEDGEDAPMLRSLSAFGCTIEVGPIAQGVVNAHQLQQTEMLIHGILNYVDATNRDNPLAIPSHLTVYQAICSVDYPRNSVGEIQATIHPQVQFKDYEPLHPGEPMFLNFTGESIAYQGESTVFPVFINEAAYYEKHIAMVLTKKQQLQLETV from the coding sequence TGGGAGGAACCCACGGAAATGAGCTAACAGGAGTTTACCTGGTTAAGAAGTTTCAACAATTCCCAGATTTGCTGAAACGATCGACCTTTGAGACAGTTGCCTTATTAGCCAACCCCAAAGCGGTGGAGATGAATCGGCGTTATGTCGATCGAGATTTGAACCGTTGCTTTTGCCGCGCAGATTTGGCTAACCCAGACTTGACGGGTTACGAAGACACGCGCGCTAAGGAAATCTGCGCCCAACTAAGTCCTAAATACCATCATGGGGCTGATTTCATTATCGACCTCCACAGCACAACGTCCAACATGGGGCTGACAATTTTACCATCTAGCAAACATCCATTCAATTTGCAATTATTAGCCTATTTGAGCGACATCAATCCCTCAGTGCGAGCTTTTTTCCGAGAGGAGGATGGTGAGGATGCGCCAATGTTGCGATCGCTATCTGCTTTCGGTTGCACCATAGAAGTTGGGCCCATCGCCCAGGGAGTAGTCAACGCCCATCAGCTTCAGCAAACCGAAATGCTGATTCACGGCATTTTAAACTATGTCGATGCCACAAATCGGGACAATCCGCTGGCTATACCATCACATTTAACTGTATATCAGGCGATTTGCTCAGTAGACTATCCCAGAAATTCCGTAGGTGAAATACAAGCCACAATCCATCCACAAGTTCAATTCAAAGACTATGAACCATTACATCCCGGTGAACCGATGTTTCTCAACTTTACTGGAGAATCGATCGCATATCAAGGAGAATCTACAGTTTTTCCTGTATTCATTAACGAAGCCGCCTATTACGAAAAGCACATAGCGATGGTTTTGACGAAAAAACAACAGCTTCAGCTTGAAACTGTCTAA
- a CDS encoding S8 family serine peptidase, whose product MESTGILAGDRQQHLTAALTTFGDGSQLNFFTAPSQFSGSVPSNGPDGSPLTVSPIAQQQIADFIAPEASNNLSFWAQNQVASGTPATPEKPNSDTLAEGTDPLTGTRTASQLNLSYPDNTLATARNVVGVENGRINLSDFVGVGDSEDFYKFTLNTNSDLNLRLDGLTGDADLHLIQDNNRNGIFEWSEIISRSINYDSTPENINLLGLNPGTYYVRVSSFWNESTNYNLTLAATSSATGFNNIYGYGLVDANAAVSGSVNSLTLFPAVPNFGGNNWGRDLVNAPEVWNQEITGKGIVVAVVDGGVDYTHPDLNGNIWRNPGEIPGNGIDDDRNGFIDDIGGWDFVSNDNNPMDESIDGHGTHVAGIIAAERNDFGITGVAYNAQIMPVRVLPKFDTGNWNNVAAGIRYAANNGANIINLSLGNNTEPIPAVDAAIQYATDKKVVVVMSAGNKSSPQPGYPAINADRFGIAVGGIDRNNKMYSSSNLAGFRPLDYLVAPGVDIYSTTPNNTYKTFNGTSMATPHVAGVVALMLSANPTLTPAQVEYILTTTANRNGITV is encoded by the coding sequence ATGGAAAGCACAGGTATACTTGCAGGCGATCGCCAGCAGCACCTAACAGCAGCATTAACCACCTTTGGCGACGGGAGTCAACTTAATTTTTTCACGGCACCCAGTCAATTTAGTGGTAGCGTCCCCAGCAACGGCCCGGACGGCTCTCCTTTGACGGTTAGCCCGATCGCCCAACAACAAATAGCAGATTTTATAGCACCAGAAGCCAGCAACAACCTCAGTTTCTGGGCCCAGAATCAAGTCGCCAGCGGTACGCCTGCTACTCCCGAAAAACCCAATTCAGACACTCTCGCAGAGGGCACAGATCCGCTAACAGGAACCAGAACGGCCTCTCAGTTAAATTTATCATATCCAGATAACACCTTAGCAACTGCTCGAAATGTGGTAGGCGTTGAAAACGGCCGCATCAACTTAAGCGATTTTGTCGGAGTTGGCGATTCCGAAGATTTTTACAAATTTACTCTGAACACCAATAGCGATTTAAACTTGCGTCTCGACGGTTTGACAGGGGATGCTGACTTACATCTGATTCAAGATAATAACCGTAACGGTATATTTGAGTGGAGTGAAATTATTAGCAGGTCTATTAACTACGACAGCACACCAGAAAACATTAATTTATTAGGTCTAAATCCAGGGACTTACTATGTCAGAGTCTCTAGCTTCTGGAATGAGTCAACAAATTACAACCTGACTCTAGCTGCAACAAGTTCTGCTACAGGTTTTAACAACATTTACGGATACGGTTTGGTAGATGCAAATGCAGCAGTTTCCGGCTCGGTGAACAGTTTAACTTTATTCCCAGCAGTTCCAAATTTTGGTGGAAATAATTGGGGACGAGACCTTGTAAATGCGCCGGAAGTGTGGAATCAGGAAATTACAGGAAAGGGCATCGTAGTAGCTGTGGTCGATGGCGGTGTTGACTACACCCATCCCGATTTAAACGGCAATATTTGGCGGAATCCGGGTGAAATCCCCGGCAACGGCATTGACGACGATCGCAACGGATTTATTGATGATATCGGGGGTTGGGATTTTGTGTCTAATGATAACAACCCGATGGATGAGTCTATCGACGGTCACGGGACTCACGTAGCAGGTATCATCGCCGCAGAACGAAATGATTTTGGCATCACGGGAGTTGCCTACAATGCCCAGATTATGCCTGTGAGAGTATTGCCCAAATTTGATACGGGGAATTGGAATAATGTTGCTGCTGGAATTCGCTATGCTGCCAATAATGGAGCTAATATCATTAACCTCAGCTTGGGAAATAATACTGAGCCTATACCCGCGGTAGACGCCGCAATTCAGTACGCCACAGACAAAAAAGTTGTTGTTGTCATGTCAGCCGGAAATAAGAGTTCTCCTCAACCGGGCTATCCAGCTATTAATGCCGATCGCTTCGGAATAGCCGTGGGAGGAATTGACAGAAATAACAAAATGTATTCATCCTCTAACCTCGCAGGCTTCCGACCTTTGGATTACCTAGTTGCACCGGGAGTAGACATCTATTCTACAACTCCTAATAACACCTACAAAACGTTTAACGGCACGTCGATGGCAACCCCTCACGTAGCGGGTGTAGTGGCTTTAATGTTGAGTGCCAATCCAACTCTTACTCCGGCTCAAGTTGAGTACATCTTGACGACTACAGCCAACCGAAATGGGATAACAGTCTAG
- a CDS encoding calcium-binding protein yields MTITRVSVDSAGQGAIGISQIPSISANGRFVAFSSEAANLVPGDTNNRSDIFVRDLSTNTTTRVSVDSAGNQGNDTSGSPSISADGRLVAFTSFAPNLVPGDTNNRSDIFVRDLSTNTTTRISVDSAGNQGNGGVLIGFFIPSISANGRFVAFESYVPNLVPGDTNNRSDIFVRDLLTNTTTRVSVSAAGNQAINHSSNPSISADGRFVAFSSEASNLVPGDTNNNDDIFVRDLLTNTTTRVSVDSAGNQGNGDCFKPSISANGRFVAFSSDASNLVLGDTNNTSDIFVRDLSTNTTTRVSVDSAGNQGNDGSNFSSISADGRFVAFSSEASNLVPGDTNNNEDIFVRDLSTNTTTRVSVDSAGNQGNALSYIPSISGDGNRVAFSSDASNLVPGDTNSRDIFVVDLTNTPSSTNNSPNVINGTNGNDNLTGTPSNDTISGLRGNDILNGGGGNDILIGGKGFDTLNGGLGNDILTGGAGNDTFVLGAGFGIDTISDFTKGQDTVQLINGLNFGQLSISAGTNGTLIKVASSGEVLAALTGVAPNLLGPGDFLSV; encoded by the coding sequence ATGACTATTACTCGTGTTTCTGTAGACTCAGCAGGCCAGGGGGCGATCGGCATTTCCCAGATCCCCTCGATCTCAGCCAACGGGCGGTTTGTGGCATTTTCATCTGAGGCAGCCAACCTCGTGCCGGGAGACACTAACAATCGCAGCGATATCTTCGTGCGCGACTTGTCAACCAACACCACCACCCGCGTCTCTGTTGACTCAGCAGGCAATCAAGGAAACGACACCTCCGGCAGTCCCTCCATTTCAGCCGACGGGCGGCTTGTCGCGTTTACATCTTTTGCCCCCAACCTCGTGCCGGGAGACACTAACAATCGCAGCGACATCTTCGTGCGCGACTTGTCAACCAACACCACCACCCGCATCTCTGTAGATTCAGCGGGCAATCAAGGGAACGGCGGTGTGCTGATTGGCTTCTTCATTCCCTCAATCTCAGCCAACGGGCGGTTTGTAGCGTTTGAATCTTATGTCCCCAACCTCGTGCCGGGGGACACTAACAATCGCAGCGACATCTTCGTACGCGACTTGTTAACCAACACCACCACCCGCGTCTCTGTTTCAGCGGCAGGCAATCAGGCGATCAACCACTCCTCAAACCCTTCCATCTCAGCCGACGGGAGGTTTGTGGCATTTTCATCTGAGGCATCCAACCTCGTGCCGGGGGACACTAACAATAACGACGATATCTTTGTGCGCGACTTGTTAACCAACACCACCACCCGCGTCTCTGTTGACTCAGCAGGCAATCAGGGCAACGGCGACTGCTTCAAGCCCTCGATCTCAGCCAACGGGCGGTTTGTGGCATTTTCATCTGATGCCAGCAACCTTGTGCTGGGAGACACTAACAATACCAGCGATATATTCGTGCGCGACTTGTCAACCAACACCACCACCCGCGTCTCTGTTGACTCAGCAGGCAATCAGGGGAACGATGGCTCCAATTTCTCCTCCATATCAGCCGACGGGCGGTTTGTGGCGTTTTCATCTGAGGCATCCAACCTCGTGCCGGGAGACACTAACAATAACGAGGATATCTTCGTGCGCGATTTGTCAACCAATACCACTACCCGCGTCTCTGTAGATTCAGCAGGCAATCAGGGGAACGCTCTTTCCTACATCCCCTCCATCTCAGGCGACGGGAACAGAGTAGCATTTTCATCTGATGCCTCCAACCTCGTGCCGGGAGACACCAATAGTCGCGACATCTTCGTTGTTGACTTAACCAACACTCCAAGCAGCACGAATAACTCTCCAAACGTCATCAACGGCACGAACGGCAACGACAACCTCACAGGCACTCCGAGCAACGATACCATCAGCGGTTTGCGAGGTAACGACATTCTCAATGGGGGCGGCGGCAACGATATTCTCATCGGTGGCAAAGGTTTTGACACGCTCAACGGCGGTTTAGGCAACGATATTCTCACCGGTGGCGCGGGCAATGACACATTTGTTTTAGGTGCGGGTTTTGGAATTGATACCATCTCTGATTTCACCAAAGGTCAAGATACCGTGCAATTAATTAACGGTTTGAACTTCGGACAGCTATCAATTTCCGCAGGAACTAACGGCACATTAATTAAAGTAGCCAGCAGCGGCGAAGTTTTAGCTGCTTTGACTGGCGTTGCTCCCAACCTCCTGGGCCCTGGAGATTTCCTGTCTGTTTAG
- a CDS encoding Calx-beta domain-containing protein produces the protein MGQIIINEFRRGTGDFTGNEYVELLLTEDLTATQLQSYFVGDSTAPTTAKYSAYKFTNMASIAPVFKAGTIIAIGGAPANQEIVYNPTPSGTNNDWNIRLSPEGGFLSKLLPVGNFDGDFAASDIVYVDNGSTTSTDTVDAIAWRTAGTHGAFGNAAKVQIAAPGNGRNVEFSSAIGGINRTANYAVNSPGSVGLPNGGINTIYIDSLRNPQVNSAPTLANSNFNTLPPINEDTANAANTGFSIFAIASELGADANGDALGVAVTAADNTNGNWQFSTNGNTWINFGALSESSATVLGPTRLYNGLLGNTPSAQNWLSLNNLNPLTPSVTAAEIFSGNGANLNSTAANSIYAGYTKNSANTSFPALDRNSGFSLSFNLQIISESRSNPNQAGFSIVAVTSDRKAIEIGFQQLSAMSGNIFAQGDGITPNPGGQTNGLFLAAENASYNTNIATNYTLRVRGDNYFLSDGSDIILTGTLRDYSAFSGAIDPYETPNFIFLGDNTTSAQANINLTQVSLVTPARVRFVPNPDYYSIPGSEPKITFRGWDGSNEAGNGTAGVDASVTGGTTAFSTNSLTYSIAVNPVNDAPAFVKGVDRTFSSKSGPQSIPGWATAISPGPADESGQTVAFQVVGNDNAALFSVLPAIAGAGTLSFTPVPGAIGSANITLNLRDNGGTDNGGIDTSANQTFTINLTNPGTFNFSNANYSVNENGTFATITVTRTVNNVAAAVSYSTTNGTANPGSDYNQTSGILNFSSGETVQTFTIPIVDDLVIEGNETVNLVLNNPTNEADLGSIDSAVLTIVDTTPTPTPIPTPIPAPIPTPAETPTPTPAPTPTPTPTPIPAPTPTPIPTPAETPAPIPTPIPAPTPTPIPTPAETPTPTPTPIPAPIPTPAETPTPIPAPIPTPIPTPIPTPIPTPIPTPTPTPTPTPIPTPAETPTPIPTPTPTPIPTPTPTPIPTPTPAPIPTPTPTPIPTPAETPTPKPAPTPTPKPAEIPTPAETPTPIPTPTPKPAEIPTPAETPTPIPTPIPTPIPALISTPKPAEIPTPAETSTPIPTPTPIPAPIPTPAEILTPISTPKPAEILTPIPAPIPTPAEIPTPIPAPIPPPAEILTPIPTPTPTPAETPTPIPTQTPTPAEIQNQIPTQTPTPAEIQNQIPTQTPTPAETSTLTPTLTPIQILSQIAIIPTAAETLIPTAKPAETPIAHPNYPIAPAVIPAVSEDCMCDRLSLPDRTSIPRPNIAANSLNATDSSDTLTGDNINDSINGFNGNDLLIGLFGSDNIYGGFPSPVAVGADGDSDTIFGNEDSDYIVGHAGNDVIYAGKDGDRAIAGKDDDVVWGDKGNDTLVGDAGGDRLFGGTSDSSNGDLTGKDLLFGDNGNDLLYGQESADTLAGGEGEDTILGGKDNDLIFGGIGNDLLFGDLGSDIICGGEGDDTIFGDIDNIATDGSSQKDYLCGQSGNDLIFGNEDADKLCGGDGNDTLYGGNGEDILIGGSGRDYFCLNGGEGGDFIADFRQGEDLLVLRGGLAELKGDRLSIVQNGGATFIKIANTNQILATLNGVPANLITQQDFIVIEFRF, from the coding sequence ATGGGACAGATAATTATTAATGAATTCCGGCGGGGTACGGGAGACTTTACAGGTAACGAGTATGTAGAGTTACTGCTGACAGAAGATTTAACAGCTACCCAGCTTCAGAGCTATTTTGTTGGCGACTCAACTGCTCCAACAACAGCTAAATACTCGGCTTACAAATTTACCAATATGGCAAGTATTGCTCCTGTGTTTAAAGCAGGTACAATAATTGCGATCGGCGGTGCGCCCGCAAATCAAGAAATTGTCTACAACCCCACACCGTCGGGAACAAATAACGATTGGAACATTCGATTGAGTCCCGAGGGTGGATTTTTGAGCAAGCTGCTCCCAGTCGGAAATTTTGATGGGGATTTCGCAGCTTCTGATATTGTTTATGTTGATAATGGTAGCACTACGAGTACGGATACAGTAGATGCGATCGCCTGGAGGACAGCGGGAACCCACGGAGCCTTTGGAAATGCAGCTAAGGTACAAATTGCCGCACCAGGAAACGGGCGTAATGTCGAGTTTTCCAGTGCTATTGGCGGCATCAACAGAACTGCTAATTATGCTGTCAACAGTCCCGGTTCCGTGGGTTTACCCAACGGCGGAATTAACACTATTTATATTGATAGCCTCCGCAACCCGCAAGTCAATAGCGCTCCGACTTTGGCAAATTCTAATTTTAATACACTTCCCCCGATTAACGAAGACACAGCCAATGCAGCTAACACAGGTTTTAGTATTTTTGCGATCGCTAGCGAGTTAGGTGCCGATGCTAATGGCGATGCTTTGGGTGTTGCAGTCACCGCCGCCGACAATACTAACGGCAACTGGCAATTTTCAACTAATGGTAATACTTGGATAAATTTCGGCGCTTTGTCGGAAAGTTCAGCAACGGTACTCGGCCCGACTCGTCTTTATAATGGGTTGCTGGGTAACACTCCCAGCGCTCAAAATTGGCTGTCTTTGAACAACTTAAATCCTCTAACTCCCAGCGTTACTGCTGCGGAAATATTTAGCGGTAATGGAGCTAATTTAAACAGCACTGCTGCCAATAGCATCTATGCTGGCTATACCAAAAATTCTGCAAATACATCATTTCCTGCACTCGATCGCAATTCTGGGTTTAGCTTGTCTTTCAATCTGCAAATTATCTCGGAATCCCGCAGCAATCCAAATCAGGCTGGTTTTAGCATTGTTGCGGTTACTAGCGATCGCAAAGCAATTGAGATCGGTTTCCAGCAGCTATCTGCAATGTCTGGCAATATCTTTGCCCAAGGTGACGGCATTACTCCCAACCCGGGCGGACAAACTAACGGCTTATTTTTGGCAGCAGAAAATGCTTCTTACAACACAAATATTGCTACTAACTACACTCTGAGAGTTCGAGGTGACAATTACTTTCTTTCAGACGGTAGCGATATTATACTAACAGGGACACTGCGAGATTATTCGGCATTTAGCGGTGCGATCGATCCTTACGAAACTCCTAATTTTATATTTTTAGGTGACAACACAACTTCGGCACAAGCTAACATCAACTTGACACAAGTTTCTCTGGTAACGCCTGCGAGAGTGCGCTTTGTACCCAACCCAGACTATTACAGCATTCCCGGAAGCGAACCAAAAATTACTTTTCGGGGGTGGGATGGAAGTAATGAAGCAGGTAACGGTACTGCGGGCGTTGATGCTTCAGTTACTGGGGGAACAACGGCGTTTAGCACTAATAGTTTGACATATTCGATCGCAGTTAATCCAGTCAACGATGCACCTGCGTTTGTCAAAGGAGTCGATCGCACTTTCAGCAGCAAATCCGGCCCGCAAAGCATCCCCGGATGGGCGACGGCGATTTCTCCGGGCCCGGCTGACGAATCGGGACAAACCGTGGCATTTCAAGTAGTCGGGAATGACAATGCTGCTTTGTTTAGCGTATTACCTGCGATCGCAGGGGCGGGCACATTAAGCTTTACACCGGTGCCGGGGGCGATCGGCAGTGCTAATATAACTCTAAACCTGAGAGATAATGGCGGTACAGATAACGGCGGTATCGATACTTCCGCCAACCAAACTTTTACTATCAACCTCACGAATCCAGGCACATTTAACTTCAGCAACGCCAACTACAGCGTCAATGAAAACGGTACATTTGCCACAATTACGGTTACTCGCACCGTTAATAATGTGGCTGCTGCTGTCAGTTACAGCACAACTAACGGTACTGCTAATCCTGGTAGCGACTACAACCAGACATCGGGAATTTTGAATTTTAGTAGTGGCGAAACTGTTCAAACTTTCACCATTCCCATTGTTGATGATTTGGTAATAGAAGGCAATGAAACTGTTAATTTAGTTCTGAATAATCCCACTAACGAAGCTGATTTAGGATCGATTGATAGTGCTGTTTTGACTATTGTCGATACAACTCCGACTCCGACACCAATTCCGACGCCAATTCCGGCGCCAATTCCCACGCCTGCGGAAACTCCGACGCCAACTCCGGCGCCAACTCCGACGCCAACTCCGACGCCAATTCCCGCGCCAACTCCGACGCCAATTCCCACGCCTGCGGAAACTCCGGCGCCAATTCCGACGCCAATTCCGGCGCCAACTCCGACGCCAATTCCCACGCCTGCGGAAACTCCGACGCCAACTCCGACGCCGATTCCGGCGCCAATTCCCACGCCTGCGGAAACTCCGACGCCAATTCCCGCGCCGATTCCCACGCCAATTCCCACGCCGATTCCCACGCCGATTCCCACGCCAATTCCCACGCCAACTCCCACGCCAACTCCCACGCCAATTCCCACGCCTGCGGAAACTCCGACGCCGATTCCGACGCCAACTCCGACGCCAATTCCGACGCCAACTCCGACGCCAATTCCGACTCCAACTCCGGCGCCAATTCCGACGCCAACTCCGACGCCAATTCCCACGCCTGCGGAAACTCCGACTCCGAAGCCTGCGCCAACTCCGACGCCGAAGCCTGCGGAAATTCCGACGCCTGCGGAAACTCCAACGCCAATTCCGACGCCGACTCCGAAGCCTGCGGAAATTCCGACGCCTGCGGAAACTCCAACGCCAATTCCGACGCCAATTCCGACGCCAATTCCGGCGCTAATTTCGACTCCGAAGCCTGCGGAAATTCCGACGCCTGCGGAAACTTCAACGCCAATTCCGACGCCGACGCCAATTCCGGCGCCAATTCCAACGCCTGCGGAAATTCTGACGCCTATTTCGACTCCGAAGCCTGCGGAAATTCTGACGCCAATTCCGGCGCCAATTCCGACGCCTGCGGAAATTCCGACGCCAATTCCGGCGCCAATTCCGCCGCCTGCGGAAATTCTGACGCCAATTCCGACTCCGACTCCGACGCCTGCGGAAACTCCGACTCCGATTCCAACTCAGACTCCGACGCCTGCGGAAATTCAGAATCAGATTCCAACTCAGACTCCGACGCCTGCGGAAATTCAGAATCAGATTCCAACTCAGACTCCGACGCCTGCGGAAACTTCGACACTGACTCCAACTCTGACTCCGATTCAAATTTTGAGTCAAATTGCGATAATTCCGACGGCTGCGGAAACTCTAATTCCGACGGCTAAACCTGCGGAAACTCCGATCGCCCATCCGAATTATCCCATCGCCCCTGCGGTAATTCCTGCTGTTTCCGAAGACTGTATGTGCGATCGGCTTTCATTACCCGATCGCACTTCCATTCCCCGCCCCAATATCGCTGCAAATAGCCTCAACGCTACAGACAGCAGCGATACTCTCACTGGCGACAATATCAATGACAGCATCAACGGTTTTAACGGCAACGACTTGCTAATCGGCTTATTCGGGAGCGACAATATTTACGGTGGTTTTCCCAGCCCGGTTGCTGTCGGCGCGGATGGAGACAGCGACACGATATTTGGTAACGAAGATAGCGACTACATCGTCGGGCACGCTGGGAATGATGTTATTTATGCGGGGAAAGATGGCGATCGGGCGATCGCGGGCAAAGATGATGATGTAGTTTGGGGCGACAAAGGCAACGATACCTTGGTTGGGGATGCCGGTGGCGATCGTTTATTTGGCGGCACTTCTGATTCATCTAACGGCGATTTAACAGGCAAAGATTTGCTTTTTGGGGATAACGGCAACGACCTTTTATACGGGCAAGAAAGCGCAGATACTCTGGCTGGCGGCGAGGGCGAAGATACAATTTTAGGCGGCAAAGATAACGATCTAATTTTCGGCGGAATTGGCAACGATCTGCTGTTTGGAGATTTGGGAAGTGACATTATTTGCGGCGGCGAAGGCGACGATACAATTTTCGGAGATATTGACAATATCGCGACGGATGGTAGCAGTCAAAAAGATTATTTGTGTGGCCAAAGTGGCAACGATTTAATTTTTGGTAATGAAGATGCAGATAAATTGTGTGGCGGCGACGGTAACGATACTCTCTACGGTGGCAACGGTGAAGATATCTTAATTGGGGGAAGCGGGCGCGATTACTTTTGCTTGAATGGGGGGGAAGGTGGCGATTTCATTGCTGATTTTAGGCAAGGTGAGGATTTATTGGTTTTGAGGGGAGGGTTAGCAGAGTTAAAGGGCGATCGACTCAGCATCGTTCAAAATGGCGGTGCAACCTTCATCAAAATTGCCAACACAAATCAAATTTTAGCTACCCTCAATGGCGTACCAGCTAATCTCATCACTCAACAGGATTTTATCGTAATTGAGTTTCGTTTCTAA
- a CDS encoding ATP-binding protein, whose amino-acid sequence MPRWFNTAGPCQEDIHYTLSPTLRLPSLERLIAQRNYFVIHAPRQIGKTTAMLALAKQLTDSGQYTAVMVSVEVGAPFSQDIAGAENAILGAWRDNIAFRLPKELQPPDWTGIESGQKIRAALQLWAQASPRPLVILIDEIDALQDQALISILRQLRDGYPNRPTAFPQSVGLIGLRDVRDYKVAAGGSDRLNTSSPFNIKVRSITMRNFNADEVVELYNQHTEDTGQVFTTEASALAFELTQGQPWLVNALAKEIVEELVTDESISITAEHILTAKEIIIKRQDTHLDSLAERLKEKRVQAIIEPILAGLELGNVPNDDIQFLIDLGLCKMDPQGGLTIANPIYREVLPRVLTVTPMASLPQIAPSWLTAEGKLDTEALLRTFLDFWLQHGEPLLKSASYPEIAPHLVLMAFLHRVINGGGTLEREYAIGRDRMDLCLRYGDVTLGIELKVWRNRKVDPLSKGLSQLDGYLARLGQDKGWLVIFDKRDNALEIEERLKTEIHPSPLGREITVIRA is encoded by the coding sequence ATGCCTCGCTGGTTCAATACCGCTGGCCCCTGCCAGGAAGACATTCATTATACGCTGTCCCCAACACTGCGCTTACCAAGCTTAGAACGATTAATTGCCCAACGCAACTATTTCGTCATCCACGCACCCCGACAAATTGGCAAAACCACTGCCATGTTAGCATTAGCAAAACAACTCACCGATAGCGGACAATACACCGCCGTTATGGTGTCAGTGGAAGTAGGCGCACCTTTCAGTCAAGACATTGCTGGCGCTGAAAATGCCATTCTCGGCGCTTGGCGAGATAATATTGCTTTTCGCCTTCCGAAGGAACTTCAACCTCCTGATTGGACAGGCATCGAGTCAGGACAAAAAATTCGGGCAGCTTTACAGCTTTGGGCACAGGCATCCCCCCGTCCTTTAGTTATTTTGATTGATGAAATTGATGCCTTACAAGACCAGGCTTTGATTTCTATTTTACGCCAATTACGCGATGGTTATCCCAATCGTCCAACAGCTTTTCCTCAATCAGTTGGTTTAATCGGTTTGCGAGATGTGAGAGATTATAAAGTGGCGGCTGGTGGCAGTGACAGGCTGAATACTTCTAGTCCATTTAATATTAAAGTTCGTTCCATCACTATGCGGAATTTTAACGCTGATGAAGTGGTCGAACTCTACAATCAACATACTGAAGATACCGGACAAGTTTTTACAACTGAAGCCTCAGCTTTAGCTTTTGAACTGACTCAGGGACAACCTTGGTTAGTCAATGCGTTAGCTAAAGAAATCGTAGAAGAATTAGTGACTGATGAATCTATATCCATTACAGCCGAACATATTTTAACAGCTAAAGAAATTATTATTAAACGTCAAGATACACATTTAGATAGTTTAGCAGAACGACTCAAAGAAAAGCGAGTTCAAGCCATTATCGAACCAATTTTAGCGGGTTTAGAACTGGGAAATGTACCCAATGATGATATTCAATTTCTGATCGATTTGGGTTTGTGTAAAATGGATCCTCAGGGCGGATTGACTATTGCTAATCCGATTTATCGCGAAGTTTTGCCGCGGGTGCTAACGGTAACGCCAATGGCTTCATTGCCGCAAATTGCACCGAGTTGGTTGACGGCTGAAGGGAAATTAGATACTGAGGCTTTACTGAGAACATTTTTGGACTTCTGGCTGCAACATGGCGAACCCTTGCTCAAGAGTGCCTCCTATCCCGAAATTGCGCCACATTTAGTGCTGATGGCGTTTCTCCATCGGGTGATTAATGGTGGGGGAACTCTAGAGAGGGAATATGCTATTGGGCGCGATCGTATGGATCTGTGTTTGCGCTATGGTGATGTCACATTGGGAATTGAACTCAAGGTGTGGCGCAATCGGAAAGTTGACCCTTTGAGTAAAGGATTGTCACAATTGGATGGGTATTTAGCAAGATTGGGACAAGATAAAGGTTGGTTGGTCATCTTTGATAAAAGAGACAATGCGCTGGAAATAGAAGAAAGACTCAAAACTGAAATTCATCCTAGCCCGTTGGGGCGAGAGATTACAGTTATTCGGGCGTAA